The Siniperca chuatsi isolate FFG_IHB_CAS linkage group LG7, ASM2008510v1, whole genome shotgun sequence genome includes a window with the following:
- the qpctla gene encoding glutaminyl-peptide cyclotransferase-like a translates to MSRSSRRYKPLQQSNGSGSFPGCDRVRMFRARVLLLCLLGVLVLAVVLGVYLSNDTTNEHVNRMPAADLSKDRLSHKPSKCSPAQIRRLASQVDGTRLWETHLRPILIERLPGTQGSLVVQQHITSTLSSLSAGWAIDLDSFQSSTPHGQVTFTNIVATLDPSAPRRLLLACHYDSKALPPDPRAPEKVFLGASDSAVPCAVILELATSLDAQLRSFKQQKLPVSLQLVFFDGEESFEEWTATDSLYGSRHLAERMANTPHPAGSTHTTMLQAVDLFVLLDLLGGPDPLIANHFDNTARWFDRLIAAEKRLHRQGLLTSHPSEQTYFRKDVYFGPVQDDHIPFLHKGVPVLHVIATPFPQFWHTLDDTEENMHRPTVVNLTKIMAVFLAEYLGF, encoded by the exons ATGTCCAGGTCCAGTCGGCGGTACAagcctctgcagcagagcaacGGCAGCGGCTCTTTCCCCGGCTGTGACCGGGTGCGGATGTTCCGGGCCCGGGTACTGCTGCTCTGTCTCCTCGGGGTTCTGGTGCTGGCGGTGGTGCTGGGAGTCTACCTGTCCAACGACACCACCAATGAACATGTGAACCGCATGCCGGCCGCAGATCTGTCCAAAGACAGG TTGTCCCACAAACCCAGTAAGTGCTCCCCGGCTCAAATCCGGCGTCTGGCCTCTCAGGTGGACGGTACTCGCCTGTGGGAGACTCACCTGAGGCCCATCCTAATAGAGAGACTCCCAGGGACACAAGGCAGCCTGGTTGTACAGCAG CACATCACCTCCACTCTGTCTTCGCTGTCTGCTGGCTGGGCCATAGACTTAGACTCCTTCCAGTCTTCGACCCCTCATGGCCAGGTCACGTTCACCAACATCGTTGCCACTCTGGACCCTTCGGCCCCTCGCAGGCTGCTCCTGGCCTGCCACTACGACTCCAAGGCTCTGCCTCCAGACCCCCGGGCCCCGGAGAAGGTGTTTCTTGGAGCCAGTGACTCTGCAGTGCCCTGTGCTGTGATCCTGGAGCTTGCCACCTCTCTGGATGCCCAGCTTAGATCATTCAAACAGCAG AAACTTCCAGTGTCTCTTCAGCTGGTGTTTTTTGATGGGGAGGAGTCATTTGAAGAATGGACCGCCACAGACTCGCTGTACGGCTCCCGTCACCTGGCCGAGCGCATGGCCAACACGCCTCACCCCGCAGGCTCCACGCACACCACCATGCTCCAGGCTGTG GACCTCTTTGTGCTGCTAGACCTGCTTGGCGGTCCTGATCCACTGATTGCGAATCACTTTGATAACACGGCACGCTGGTTTGACCGTCTCATTGCTGCAG AGAAGAGACTCCACCGACAGGGCCTTCTGACGTCTCACCCCTCAGAGCAGACGTATTTTAGGAAGGATGTGTACTTTGGCCCTGTACAGGATGACCACATCCCCTTCCTTCACAAAG GCGTCCCTGTGCTGCATGTCATCGCCACTCCCTTCCCACAGTTCTGGCACACGCTGGACGACACAGAGGAGAACATGCACCGTCCCACTGTGGTGAACCTGACCAAGATCATGGCTGTGTTTCTGGCAGAATACCTGGGCTTCTGA
- the LOC122879651 gene encoding ribonucleoside-diphosphate reductase large subunit, with protein sequence MHVIKRDGRQERVMFDKITSRIQKLCYGLNSDFVDPAQITMKVIQGLYNGVTTVELDTLAAEIAATLTTKHPDYAILAARIAVSNLHKETKKVFSDVMEDLYNYVNPLNKRHSPMVSKETLDIVLENKDRLNSAIIFDRDFSYNFFGFKTLERSYLLKINGKVAERPQHMLMRVAVGIHKTDIDAAIETYNLLSEKWFTHASPTLFNAGTNRPQLSSCFLLAMKDDSIEGIYDTLKQCALISKSAGGIGVAVSCIRSTGSYIAGTNGNSNGLVPMLRVYNNTARYVDQGGNKRPGAFAIYLEPWHFDVFDFLELKKNTGKEEQRARDLFYAMWIPDLFMKRVESNQDWSLMCPSESPGLDECWGEEFEKLYTTYEKEGRVKRVVKAQQLWHAIIESQTETGTPYMLYKDACNRKSNQQNLGTIKSSNLCTEIVEYTSEDEVAVCNLASIALNMYVTPERTFDFKKLAYVTKVIVKNLNKIIEINFYPVPEAEKSNKRHRPIGIGVQGLADAFILMRYPFESPEAQLLNIQIFETIYYAALEASCELAAELGPYETYEGSPVSKGILQYDMWEKTPTDLQDWKLLKEKIAKHGVRNSLLLAPMPTASTAQILGNNESIEAYTSNIYTRRVLSGEFQIVNPHLLKDLTERGLWSEEMKNQLIAHNGSIQDIDEIPDDLKQLYKTVWEISQKTILKMAADRGAFIDQSQSLNIHIAEPNYGKLTSMHFYGWKQGLKTGMYYLRTKPAANPIQFTLNKEKLKEVQEPAKASEAEIKERNIAAMVCSLENRDECLMCGS encoded by the exons ATGCATGTTATCAAGCGAG atGGACGCCAAGAGCGCGTCATGTTCGATAAAATCACCTCACGCATCCAGAAGCTGTGTTACGGACTGAACTCCGACTTTGTGGATCCGGCCCAGATAACAATGAAGGTGATCCAGGGTTTGTACAACGGCGTCACCACCGTGGAGCTCGACACGCTGGCAGCAGAGATCGCTGCCACTCTCACCACTAAACACCCCGACTATGCCATCCTCGCTGCACGGATCGCCGTCTCAAATCTGCACAAAGAGACGAAGAAGGTGTTCAGCGACGTGATGGAGGACCTGTACAACTACGTCAACCCCTTAAATAAACGCCACTCGCCCATGGTCTCCAAGGAGACGCTCGACATTGTTCTTGAGAACAAAGACCGCCTCAACTCGGCCATAATTTTCGACCGAGATTTCTCCTACAACTTCTTTGGCTTCAAGACTCTGGAGCGGTCCTACCTGTTGAAGATCAACGGCAAAGTGGCCGAGCGACCGCAGCACATGCTCATGAGAGTGGCTGTTGGGATCCACAAAACAGATATTGACGCAGCCATCGAGACCTACAACCTGCTGTCAGAGAAGTGGTTCACCCACGCCTCCCCTACGCTCTTCAACGCAGGAACCAACAGGCCACAGCTGTCCAGCTGCTTCCTGCTCGCCATGAAAGACGACAGCATCGAAGGCATTTATGACACGCTGAAGCAATGTGCCCTCATCTCCAAGTCAGCTGGAGGAATCGGCGTGGCGGTCAGCTGCATCAGATCAACGGGGAGCTACATCGCTGGCACCAACGGCAACTCCAATGGGCTGGTCCCCATGCTGAGAGTTTACAACAACACGGCACGTTATGTCGACCAGGGTGGCAACAAGAGACCCGGAGCCTTTGCCATCTACCTGGAGCCCTGGCACTTCGATGTGTTTGACTTCCtggagctgaagaagaacaCAGGAAAGGAGGAGCAGAGAGCCAGAGACCTTTTCTACGCCATGTGGATCCCCGACCTGTTCATGAAGAGAGTGGAGAGCAACCAAGACTGGTCTCTGATGTGTCCAAGCGAGTCCCCCGGGCTGGACGAGTGCTGGGGGGAGGAGTTTGAGAAGCTCTACACCACATATGAGAAGGAGGGGAGGGTCAAGCGTGTGGTGAAGGCTCAGCAGCTGTGGCACGCCATTATCGAGTCCCAAACAGAAACCGGTACGCCATACATGCTGTACAAAGACGCCTGCAACAGGAAGAGCAACCAGCAGAATCTGGGCACCATCAAAAGCAGCAACCTCTGCACAGAAATCGTTGAGTACACCAGCGAAGATGAGGTAGCCGTCTGTAATCTGGCCTCCATCGCGCTCAACATGTACGTCACCCCTGAGCGGacttttgactttaaaaaacTGGCATATGTGACCAAAGTAATCGTCAAAAACTTGAACAAGATCATCGAGATTAACTTCTATCCGGTGCCTGAAGCGGAAAAGTCCAACAAGCGCCACCGGCCAATAGGAATCGGTGTCCAGGGTTTGGCAGATGCCTTCATCCTCATGCGTTACCCGTTCGAAAGCCCCGAGGCCCAGCTGCTGAACATTCAGATCTTTGAGACCATCTACTACGCCGCCCTGGAGGCGAGCTGCGAGCTGGCGGCTGAGCTCGGCCCCTATGAGACGTACGAAGGCTCTCCTGTCAGCAAGGGCATCCTCCAGTACGACATGTGGGAGAAGACGCCCACCGACCTGCAGGACTGGAAGCTGCTGAAGGAGAAGATCGCCAAGCACGGCGTGAGGAACAGCCTGCTGCTGGCCCCGATGCCCACAGCCTCCACCGCCCAGATCCTGGGCAACAACGAGTCTATCGAAGCCTACACCAGCAACATCTACACCCGCAGGGTCCTCTCTGGAGAGTTTCAGATCGTGAATCCTCATCTGCTCAAAGACCTGACGGAGAGGGGGCTGTGGAGCGAGGAGATGAAGAACCAGCTGATAGCTCACAACGGGTCCATTCAG GACATTGATGAGATTCCAGACGATCTGAAGCAGCTGTATAAAACCGTGTGGGAAATCTCCCAGAAGACTATACTTAAGATGGCCGCCGACCGGGGTGCCTTCATCGACCAGAGCCAGTCCCTGAACATCCACATCGCAGAGCCAAACTACGGCAAACTGACCAGCATGCACTTCTACGGCTGGAAACAA GGTCTGAAGACAGGAATGTACTACCTGAGGACGAAGCCTGCTGCTAACCCCATCCAGTTCACCCTGAACAAGGAGAAGCTGAAGGAGGTGCAGGAGCCGGCCAAGGCCTCAGAGGCGGAGATCAAAGAGCGCAACATTGCCGCCATGGTGTGTTCTCTGGAGAACCGAGACGAGTGCCTCATGTGTGGCTCTTAA
- the six5 gene encoding homeobox protein SIX5: MASLSLESTEQSENSPEEPTATEPKEEKDPVQVSEQLLQSFQKSALSFSTDQVSCLCEALLQAGNADRLWRFLSTIPPSSELLRGNETLLKAQALVAFHREEFKELYAILESHDFHPSNHGFLQDLYLRARYKEAERSRGRSLGAVDKYRLRKKFPLPKTIWDGEETVYCFKEKSRNALKECYKSNRYPTPDEKKNLAKVTGLSLTQVSNWFKNRRQRDRTPSGTHSKSESDGNHSTEDEASPMDDTPDKPEEAVGSTASIISLSAVPCSTGGQLILNGSGGFLAASQSLLLNGNSLISSTGAGVIINGLSLGDCQTVTLSPVATNSPLILNGAQVITKPSIGVQQAVSVAEQEVSAMEAKTSSLPAVVLSTNTTPVSNPPSIISLPLQTKTGSGNAMDFISVPDSEGQTVSSSSSSLSPSSPTLSTPTSLPSLVLTQNTEHQESLTLPASMSSAGMVISSSAMSLSSQQGEYVVFATAGSQLNPCSSVVSSTPQVFSLPQVVPSIQGIPVSQLVQHSSGAQVSQCPQLVPVSPLTSPAPPFQSQTVNTGNRLAQHQQDASTSLPEGATTIVSIAQLNNHQFPQRTAQQLGDQTTNSTPGKIQVPQVISISSPTQVVPVPQAKGPTPAQLVPLSMPQLVPVSSIQTSSSISFPQVVPASPSLSIPSAGVPLQILTSAPAAAGVAQGPLRINQLRPIQSVGSPASVAPGVQLLNSGIIQLPPAPPGNLLLGGSPYLSVQQGKLILTIPAGIQLTSLPLKPVHEASPISANGVSPILTPSTPLVASQPLTTSGPTPSGLTSSPLNFINSSPLYCAPESGTPAVPSPHTLDHSVTPTTPNTLTPESMLTLSPMYSGVTPNSQLSQPAWSPVPLSTSTSLTLFDVRGKGDLPVDPALLGLPGGESLLLGSPSSEQDVEANSALGNPEELDGDSKILTQLQSVPVDDELGL, encoded by the exons atggcttccttgtcTTTGGAGTCTACAGAACAATCTGAGAACAGCCCAGAGGAGCCAACGGCAACGGAGCCCAAAGAAGAGAAAGATCCGGTGCAAGTTTCGGAACAATTACTCCAAAGTTTCCAAAAGTCGGCTCTGAGTTTTTCCACTGACCAAGTATCATGTCTATGCGAGGCCCTTCTGCAGGCGGGCAATGCGGATCGCCTGTGGAGATTTCTATCCACCATACCTCCTTCGTCCGAGCTGCTACGTGGCAACGAGACCCTGTTGAAGGCCCAGGCACTGGTGGCTTTCCACCGGGAAGAATTCAAGGAGCTGTACGCGATCCTGGAGAGCCACGACTTCCACCCGTCTAACCATGGGTTCCTGCAGGACCTGTACCTGAGAGCCCGCTATAAGGAGGCGGAGAGGTCCAGGGGCCGCAGCCTGGGCGCAGTGGACAAGTACCGGCTCAGGAAGAAGTTCCCCCTGCCCAAAACTATCTGGGACGGAGAGGAGACCGTGTACTGCTTCAAAGAGAAGTCCCGAAATGCCCTGAAAGAGTGCTATAAGAGCAACAGGTACCCCACTCCGGACGAGAAGAAAAACCTGGCCAAAGTCACCGGACTGTCCCTCACACAGGTCAGCAACTGGTTCAAGAACCGCAGGCAGAGGGACAGGACCCCATCCGGGACCCACAGCAAAAG TGAGTCTGATGGGAACCACAGCACCGAAGACGAGGCAAGCCCCATGGACGACACCCCTGACAAACCAGAGGAGGCTGTTGGCTCCACAGCGTCCatcatctccctctctgctgtccCCTGTAGCACAGGAGGCCAGCTCATCCTCAACGGCTCCGGTGGCTTCCTCGCAGCCTCTCAGTCGTTACTTCTTAATGGAAATTCCCTGATCTCCAGTACTGGTGCTGGTGTCATAATTAACGGGCTAAGCTTGGGCGATTGCCAGACAGTCACATTGAGTCCTGTTGCTACCAACTCTCCTTTGATACTGAACGGGGCTCAGGTGATAACCAAACCTAGTATCGGTGTGCAGCAAGCAGTTTCTGTGGCAGAGCAGGAGGTTTCAGCCATGGAGGCCAAGACAAGCAGTCTTCCAGCAGTTGTTCTTAGCACTAACACCACACCAGTCTCAAACCCTCCGTCCatcatctctcttcctctgcaaaCCAAGACAGGCAGTGGCAATGCAATGGATTTCATCAGTGTCCCTGATTCAGAGGGCCAGACAgtatcttcctcctcttcatctttatCCCCCTCCTCACCAACTCTGTCTACTCCAACCAGTCTCCCCTCACTAGTCCTAACACAAAACACCGAACACCAGGAGTCCCTCACCCTCCCGGCCTCTATGTCTTCTGCAGGCATGGTAATCTCCAGTTCTGCCATGTCTCTCTCCAGTCAGCAAGGGGAGTATGTTGTCTTTGCCACTGCTGGCTCCCAGTTAAACCCTTGTAGCTCTGTGGTTTCCTCCACCCCTCAGGTCTTTTCTCTGCCCCAGGTTGTGCCTTCCATCCAGGGTATACCAGTATCCCAGCTGGTCCAGCACTCCTCAGGAGCCCAGGTGTCCCAGTGTCCTCAGTTGGTCCCAGTATCCCCCCTCACCTCGCCAGCTCCTCCGTTCCAAAGCCAGACAGTGAACACAGGCAACAGACTGGCACAACACCAGCAGGATGCTTCGACAAGTCTGCCTGAAGGTGCCACAACCATAGTCTCTATCGCACAGCTTAACAACCATCAGTTCCCGCAGCGAACGGCACAGCAACTGGGGGACCAAACCACAAACTCCACACCCGGCAAAATCCAGGTCCCACAGGTTATTTCCATCTCTTCCCCGACACAAGTAGTCCCAGTCCCCCAGGCCAAAGGCCCGACACCAGCACAGTTAGTCCCCCTCTCCATGCCTCAGCTGGTCCCGGTCTCCTCCATCCAAACTTCTTCCAGCATCTCTTTCCCCCAAGTGGTACCTGCCAGtccttctctctccatcccctCTGCTGGAGTTCCCTTACAGATCCTGACTTCAGCTCCTGCAGCTGCAGGGGTCGCACAGGGTCCTCTCAGGATAAACCAGCTGAGGCCCATTCAGAGTGTAGGTTCCCCAGCCAGTGTGGCCCCTGGTGTGCAGCTCCTCAACTCTGGGATCATTCAGCTGCCCCCTGCTCCTCCAG GTAACCTTCTCCTCGGTGGAAGCCCCTACCTGAGCGTCCAGCAAGGCAAGCTGATCCTGACCATCCCAGCGGGCATTCAACTCACCAGTTTGCCCCTGAAACCAGTCCACGAGGCTTCACCCATCTCTGCTAATGGAGTGAGTCCCATTCTcaccccctccacccctctTGTAGCCTCCCAGCCATTAACCACCTCAGGCCCGACCCCCAGTGGCCTCACATCATCTCCCCTAAACTTCATCAACTCGTCTCCACTATACTGTGCTCCAGAGAGTGGGACACCTGCCGTCCCCTCCCCTCATACGCTGGACCATTCAGTCACTCCCACAACGCCAAACACTCTTACTCCAGAAAGTATGCTTACCCTCAGTCCCATGTACAGTGGAGTGACACCCAACTCCCAGTTGTCCCAACCAGCCTGGAGCCCCGTGCCGCTCTCCACTTCAACTAGTCTGACTCTGTTTGATGTACGCGGCAAGGGGGACCTACCTGTAGACCCAGCTTTGTTAGGTCTACCTGGAGGAGAGTCGCTGCTCCTGGGAAGCCCCTCGTCAGAGCAGGACGTGGAAGCCAACTCAGCACTGGGGAATCCAGAGGAGCTGGACGGGGACTCCAAGATTCTTACTCAGCTCCAGTCTGTCCCTGTGGATGATGAGCTGGGCTTGTAG
- the six9 gene encoding SIX homeobox 9: protein MIFTAEQVACVCEVLLQSGYMDRLTGFLCTLPPSPSLSSSSRCPGDLESVLKAKAAVAFHQGRFTDLYALIEGFPFSPCSHPLLQQLWLRAHYIEAERQRGRPLGAVGKYRVRRKFPLPHTIWDGEETSYCFKEKSRSILREWYHHKPYPSTRDKRELAAASGLTTTQVSNWFKNRRQRDRTTDVTGFHIACSGGPSGEICPSFDNDFSPSGSPHPQYHCPPPPPPLSHPPPPLHHVSGGLI, encoded by the exons ATGATCTTTACAGCAGAGCAGGTGGCTTGTGTGTGCGAGGTCCTTCTGCAGAGCGGTTACATGGATCGTCTTACTGGGTTCCTCTgcactcttcctccctctccttccctctcctcctcctctcgttGCCCTGGGGATCTGGAGAGTGTGCTGAAGGCTAAAGCCGCAGTGGCCTTTCACCAGGGCCGCTTCACTGACCTCTACGCCCTGATAGAGGGCTTCCCCTTCTCCCCATGCAGCCACCCACTCCTGCAGCAGCTCTGGCTCAGAGCCCACTACATAGAGGCCGAGAGGCAGAGGGGCCGACCCCTGGGAGCTGTGGGGAAGTATCGCGTAAGGAGAAAGTTCCCTCTACCACACACCATCTGGGACGGAGAGGAGACCAGCTACTGTTTCAAG GAAAAATCTCGGAGTATACTCCGGGAGTGGTACCACCATAAACCGTATCCCTCTACCCGAGACAAGCGCGAGCTCGCGGCAGCCAGCGGCTTGACAACCACACAGGTCAGCAACTGGTTCAAGAACCGCAGGCAGAGGGACCGAACCACGGACGTTACCGG TTTCCACATAGCTTGCTCTGGAGGACCCTCAGGAGAAATCTGCCCTTCCTTTGACAACGACTTTTCACCTTCAGGCAGCCCACATCCCCAATACCACtgccctccacctcctccacccctcTCTCACCCACCGCCTCCTCTACATCACGTGTCTGGAGGCCTCATTTGA
- the tbcb gene encoding tubulin-folding cofactor B yields MDGGITVVTNPTVNVRLTSTISSFEVQRRFNRGITIAELKGKLEMVVGATASCMDLELFSVSDKFLQKMDDNEALLGSYHVDDDCRIHVIDRSGGQMGEFTDVSKVEKFELSDGAYEKRTDTARSFMKKHRVGHFNEDEMAKKKAELAAREAEQKAAADTISVGNRCKVQVPGQPTKLATVMYVGTTDFKPGHWVGVKYDEPLGKHNGTVEGKQYFECGNKYGGFVKPLSVTVGDFPEEDYGLDEM; encoded by the exons ATGGACGGCGGAATCACAGTAGTTACCAATCCCACTGTGAATGTGCGCCTAACCAGCACCATCTCCTCCTTTGAGGTGCAGCGCAGGTTTAATAGAGGGATTACTATAGCAGAACTAAAG GGTAAGTTGGAGATGGTTGTGGGCGCAACTGCCTCCTGCATGGACCTGGAGTTGTTCAGTGTTTCTGACAAGTTCCTGCAGAAAATGGATGACAATGAAGCTTTGCTGGGTTCCTATCATGTGGATGATGACTGCAGAATACAC GTTATTGATAGAAGTGGAGGTCAGATGGGCGAGTTCACTGATGTTTCCAAAGTGGAGAAGTTTGAACTTTCAGATGGTGCTTATGAGAAGAGAACAG ATACAGCAAGGTCATTCATGAAGAAACATCGTGTCGGTCACTTCAATGAGGATGAAATGGCCAAGAAGAAAGCTGAGCTTGCTGCTCGGGAGGCGGAACAGAAGGCTGCTGCTGATACCATTTCTGTTGGCAACCGATGCAAAGTGCAGGTCCCTGGGCAACCCACAAAGCTTGCCACAGTCATGTATGTTG GTACAACAGATTTCAAGCCAGGCCACTGGGTGGGTGTGAAGTACGATGAGCCCCTGGGAAAGCACAATGGAAC TGTTGAAGGGAAGCAATACTTTGAATGTGGGAACAAATATGGTGGATTTGTGAAGCCCCTGAGTGTGACTGTGGGAGACTTTCCTGAGGAGGATTACGGTTTAGATGAGATGTAG